ATATGTCGAGGAATTAAttccaatttttgaaaaagctTTAAGCTCTGATACCCCTGCAATTGTTCAAGAAAATGTAATTATATTGTATGGTTCCTTGGCCAGacatttaaaagaaagtGATCCAAGAGtaactattattgttagcaaattattaaatacaCTAGATAACCAGTCTGAGGACGTTCATAAAGCTGTTTCCGCTTGTATTAGTCCGTTAGTTCCCTTATTTAGAGCTAAAACGCAagaatttattgaaatgCTTTTCCAGAAATTGTTTGATTCATCAAGTCCAATTTATATCAGGAAAGGTGCGGCTTGGGGTATTTCTGGGCTAGTAAAGGGGTATGGTATTTCCTCCTTATATGAGTTCGATATTATCCGTAATTTGGTCGATGCTTCTGAGGACAAAAAAGATTTGCATCGTAGGGAATCCGTTGCCTTTGCCTTTGAATGTTTGTCTAATTCTTTACAACAATATTTTGAGCCATATGTTATTGAAGTTTTgccaaatattttgaaaaatttgggTGATCAGTCCGCAGAAGTCCGTGATGCCTCCAGTAAGTCAACTAAAGCTATCATGTCACATACCACGAGTTTTGGTGTTAAGAAGATGATTCCCGTTGCTATTGATAATTTAGATGATCTTTCGTGGAGAACTAAAAGAGGCTCCGTTGAGTTATTGGGTTCAATGGCATACTTGGATCCAACTCAATTATCCGCTTCCCTATCTGTTATTGTTCCTGAAATTGTTCGTGTTTTAAACGATTCTCATAAGGAAGTGCGTAAATCTGCTGATCAGGCTTTGAAACGTTTTGGTGAAGTTATTAGAAATCCggaaattcaaaaattggTTCCTGTTTTGATCAAGGCCATTGGGGATCCTACTAAATACACTGAGGAGTCGTTGAATGCATTAATTAAAACACAGTTTGTCCACTACATTGATGGTCCATCTCTAGCTTTAATTATCCATGTCATTCACCGTGGTATGCGCGATAGAAGCGCCAACACCAAGAGGATTGCTTGTAAGATTGTTGGTAATATGGCAATTTTAGTTGATGCCAGAGACTTGGTCCCATACTTGCATCAGTTAATTGAGGAGGTTGAAATAGCTATGGTTGATCCAGTTCCTAGCACTAGAGCCACTGCTTCTCGTGCTTTAGGTGCACTAGTTGAGAGATTGGGTGAAGAACAGTTCCCAGATTTAATTCCAAGCTTATTAGCCACATTGAGTGATGAAACTAAGGCTGGTGATCGTCTAGGTGCCGCTCAAGGTTTAGCTGAAGTTATCAGCGGTTTAGGTCTACACAAATTGGATGAGTTGTTGCCTGCCATTTTGTCTGGTGTCAACAATTACCGCGCTTATGTTAGAGAGGGTTTTATTCCattgttactatttttGCCGGTTTGTTTTGGTGCTCAATTTGCTCCATATATTAACCAAATTATCCAACCAATTTTAAGTGGGTTGGCTGACACTGACGAAAATATTAGTGATACATGTTTGAAAGCTGGTAAGTTAATTGTTAAGAATTATGCCAATAAAGCTATTGACTTATTGTTACCAGAATTGGAAAGTGGTATGTTTGACGAAAACGATCGTATTAGACTTTCATCTGTTCAACTTACTGCAGATTTATTATTCCAAGTTACTGGTATCTCCAGTAAGAATGAGTTTGATGAGGATGAAGAGGTTGAACAGCAGCATAGTGAAATTGGGAAACAAATGGTTCAAGTTTTGGGTGTTGAACGTCGTGATAGAATCTTGGCTtcgttatttattttaaggTCAGACGTTTCTGGTATTGTTCGTGCAGCCACTGTTGATGTTTGGAAGGCATTGGTTCCAAACACACCACGTATTATCAAGGAAACTCTACCAACACTAACCAACATCATTGTTATCCATTTGGCCTCCCCTATAAATGCTTTGCGTAATATTGCCGCCCAATCGTTGGGTGATTTAGTTCGTCGTGTTGGGAGCAATGCCCTTTCTCAGTTGTTGCCAACTTTAGAAGGTTTGTTAGAAACTGCTGCTGACTCAGATTCCAGACAGGGTGTTTGTATTGCCTTGCAAGAGCTTATTACATCTTCTAACCCTAACACCTTGGTTGATTTCCAAGAAGTTATTGTGAGGATAATACGTATTACATTAGTTGACGGCAATGAAACGGTCAGGGAATATGCTGCTGCTTCCTTTGACGCTTATCAAGAGGTTGTTGGTAAAGTTGCTGTAGATGAGATTTTACcacatttattaaatatgttAGGATCTTCAGACAATTCTGAATATGCCTTATTAGCTTTACAGGAAATTATGGCTACCAAGAGCGAGGTCATTTTCCCAGTTTTGATTCCAACATTATTAGCTCCTCCTATCGATGCGTTCAGAGCTCGTGCTTTGGGATCTTTAGCTGAAGTTGCCGGTTCTGCTTTATATAAGAGACTATCAAGCATTATCAATGCATTAGTTGATAGCTTAATTAGCATAAAAGACAATGATGTAGAACGAATTGAAATTGGAGAATCTTTGGATAAGGTTTTCGCTTCTGTACGCGATGACGAAGGGTTACATCCATTGTTACAACAAATTTTGTCACTGATTAAACATGAGGATTTGAACAAACGTGTTGTAATTTTGGAGCGATTACCGaatttctttaattctACCCATTTAGATTATGGTATTTATATTCAAGAGCTCGTTACCCAActaattttgttattagacgatgatgatgctAGAATCGTTAAAGGTGCCTTTGAATCGCTAACTGCTTTGGTaaaaaaccaaaacaaGACTATTTTGGAAACTTTGGTTGCTCCGGCTGCTCAAGCTTTAAGATTGACTGGAAACAAGGGCGAGGAATTAGCTGCGTTCAAATTGCCAAGAGGACCAAACTGTGTTTTGCCAATTTTCTTGCATGGTTTAATGTATGGTTCGAGTGACCAACGTGAAAGTTCCGCCTTAGCCATTGCAGACATTGTATCCAAAACACCAGCCACGAATTTGAAGCCCTTTGTCACTATCATTACTGGTCCATTAATCCGTGTTGTTGGTGAAAGATTTAATAGCGATATTAAAGCAGCCATTTTATATGctttgaatattttgtttggtAAGATCCCACAATTCTTAAGACCATTTATTCCTCAATTACAAAGGACTTTTGTTAAGTCTTTATCCGATGCAGGCAATGAAACTTTACGTTTGCGTGCTGCCAAGGCTTTGGGTACTTTAATTGAATATCAACCGAAGGTAGATCCATTGGTTGTTGAATTAGTTAGTGGCGCCAAACAAGCTACTGACCCTGGTGTTAAGGCTGCAATGTTGAAAGCCATAATGGAAGTTGTTACGAAGGCtggtaaaaaattaaatcaaacttccaaaaataatataattgaaTTGGTTGAAGAAGAAATCTTGTCTGCTGATGATAAATTGGCAATTGCTTACGCCAGACTAATTGGTGCATTATCCGAGATTTTGACCACGGATGAAGCTATAAGGATTTTGAACGAAAAGGTTTTGGAAACAGGCAATGAAGTGGATTCAGAGTCTAGGAAGTTTGGTATTTTGACTTTGAATGCCTTTTTAAGGGACGCTCCGCAGCACATTTTCGACATGAAAGATcaaattattgaatatttGATTTCTGCGTCTGATTCCAAGGTGCCTTATATAAGTGATAATGGTTTAGTGGCAATTGGTAAGATTATGTTGttggaaaatgaaaaaaaaacgccATATTCTAATATCGAATCAACCGAGCCATTTCATTTGGGTGAAGAAAATAGTTCCAAATTGGTTACTCAACTATGTAAATGTATGGTTTGTCCGGCTAGTAATTCACCGGATTCTAGAAGATTATCTTTAGTTATTGTTAGAACTTTGGCTAGATGTAAATATGAGGAAGCTATTCATCCAAACTTAGGCACTTTGGTTCCTAATGTCTTCAGCTGCGTTAGAGATTCCATAATTCCTATTAAGTTGGCTGCTGAAAAGGCTTATTTATCTATCTTTAGATTGATTGAAGAACCggataataatacattCAACAAATGGATGGAAGCCGTTAGTGGCGAAAGTTCCATCACTAATGCTGCGGATGCTACTATTCAATTAAGATCTATTAGTGAGTATACTAAGAGGGTTGGTTCTAGACTAGCTAGAGTCGAAAGAGACAGAATTGAAGCAGGCGGTGACGCTGAAGCCATGTTTAGTGATAGATTTGAAGATGAGAATGAAATCTGGGCTGTAGGGGGTGTTGATATGAATGTAAATGATATTTGATGTATagttttttacttttttttttttttttaagacgTAGTATAATACAGTTTTCTTTGTCtattctgtttttttttttttttttttttttactaaaaaCCTTGTAAATATGATAaagtaaatatatttattattggatatatatacattagCTACTAGTAAATGCTTATAACGTTTTCTATATGATTAATAATTGACCAAATAAGACGCTCTACGACGGGATATTTTTGCCACCATAATACACAATAATCTCTATTATCTGGGCAAGTCAAAAGCCAAGAATATAGGCATTGATAAAgggtttttttaaaaatgaacctataaacattaataattagTAAAATTAATAGCAAAATTATAGCAAGTTTCAAAATCGagaatagttttttttcttcttgatGTTTATTGGTTTTGTAATATTCGTTTAAAAGCCTGGAGCGAATTCTGaaaactttctttttattgttgtttttttcaatatctgTTCCGACAGGGCATTCATACGGGTAATCAATCAACACATAATCACTAGACATGGAACCTTTTGATACAGACTCGACTTATCCTGTTGTTCGTGCCGATGTGGATGAGGAAGAAgctaacaacaacaacaacaacaacaacaacaacagttGTTTAAAGCGTAAACATTCAAAATTTGGTTGTGTTGAATGTAAAAGACGCAAAATTAAATGCGACGAAACAAAACCGTACTGCTGGCAATGTTCACATTTAAACAAGAATTGTGTTTATTTGACTTTGGAACaacaaaactttttaaaaaagaagaaaaaaattgaaaagaaacaaagaCAAAAATTGAAAGCAGAAGCAAATGACAAGCTTGATTTTATTTGCaatataaacaaagaagaagaagaagaagaagaagaagaagaagaaaaagagggaaaggaagaaaaaaaatatcaaacaCTAGAACCACCTTACAATGACGCTATAAATATTGAAACTTCAAATGAGAATGATATAAAGCAATCACTGCTTGATTCAATTATATGGGATGCCAACCAGTTGACCGCGGATTTAATCCAAGAGCTATTACTGTCTGATATTGCTATACCCCAGTTAGACCTCACCCAGACGTTGCAAGATAATAGTATATCGGACAATTGTGCACCAAGCACCAGATGGGACGATATAAGGGCAAAACTTGTATTCTTTAATAGTGATTTGGAACTGTACTATTTGGAAGTTTTTTATCACAAAATTTCATGTTGGATTTTGCCTCTAGTTAATTCGCcggataataatattagcaACAAGcttttatttaatgaaaTAATTGAAAACGCCAAAAGGCCATCATTGAGGTCTTCATATTCATCCTCGTCCTACCTTCGATATGCAATGATTGCCATGGCagcaaaatatttatttaacatAACAAGTCTCGAAAATCATAAAATCATCaaggaaaaatatttaaaaatgtgCGTTTTGACATTGAGCGCTGAGTTTGATTCCACTTCCAATACagataatttaatatc
This Saccharomycodes ludwigii strain NBRC 1722 chromosome II, whole genome shotgun sequence DNA region includes the following protein-coding sequences:
- a CDS encoding uncharacterized protein (similar to Saccharomyces cerevisiae YGL194C-A | putative protein of unknown function), yielding MSSDYVLIDYPYECPVGTDIEKNNNKKKVFRIRSRLLNEYYKTNKHQEEKKLFSILKLAIILLLILLIINVYRFIFKKTLYQCLYSWLLTCPDNRDYCVLWWQKYPVVERLIWSIINHIENVISIY
- the GCN1 gene encoding Gcn1p (similar to Saccharomyces cerevisiae YGL195W | GCN1 | General Control Nonderepressible), with translation MEEILEILNKREIYSSPLSIKLPALKKIEEYVNESSNNDENASKVLNKISETLLQTFSVYQDQESKRLLENIFIGIMNKDNDNNNNGDTETVDKYCTFIMKIVSSKMGTRAVVDYINIFDWVVKFIENALAATTTAIITDERKLARLQKLLELYVYVTESIEISLEFSNKHDSKHKKRMRDHILQSTKKAFMKNASKKNYFLLFKEIDYTKIFKIPAVYSGVICLIGSLSKFVEHEMISTPAVSEIFINSQIVENFVSYFGKDVILSKNPPSVECLKEFLPPFVSRFLTPTLFTEHIVPNLEKCNLRSPEHSFVISTVLYTCCTFPVGSIFVSTKLLSQTLQSLKSSKEHIRKVSSNALISILQKDTTTEEVCEKIVDELFRTLKTNLSADFKIIAADILYNVPTVAYNNLASTILKHLSNYVSKESNEHVLTYELNAFCRHLLVLKDKDETNQMLKILDNGMNDQKLKKTWMCTILLNFTFASENVYQAIIQNQELCKFVSETLKESYKHDHLQILACVQFLETFGDYSTNEAFNFNDALENLGLNLVQISLSRKLKYTDRLKGLALLSSQFLKFPDVVGKSVIAALEFICINASVVEEKLSVSMAYIVPVFFAISQKLNHSNEHISVEILINLLYSAQFFDSQLKKKNGWAGLALHAGLNPAEVISQNSSKIQDKLISVSKNKSLLTTPFAIAVFKSAAYSAFINPDVMTPILTKTIKDDFSQATLQLKNVTEQDMYIWKTEVKAGEPVIDVISEFENKKKNQISKNSKDYETLKWEESIRSKQKGKNILNNKRRYTKEEQALINTQLEKETLVRNKMDGIYFCLNRSVNIVSNLARDAIQVENGVSTWFPVAVSELLQLLETDKYYDIVKDLALHVFLELSSILTEKLGSARYFIGLAILRAYNVNHLPETLTQEPLLDLISRVLFKIKFLTDKAPLNAINLTYVLPLLIKVLEEGKEVALKNSTKHVLKTEFNEEDKEEEHLLLAVEIVSSHGEEFQDPNIPRADILSVLLSLLGLSTKAKLAKDCFNILCQNISVSPSEKDINMILSYLLTPNQFVRTTILETLYEEFDLSPFVKYSPEVFICIFDDDEASSQFATWVWESNNFNICDALINDLLMKFFGQEDSGLRLFVSEAYAVSANKLGSSDHSVFIGYVDKLMKYYDEKALPPQPILDEYGLLAVSAAEQKDPWEHRSTVALSLKQCIAYYKSGITSSDIVSFVEFLINNGALGDKSQLVREEMKDAGISMLTAYGAAYVEELIPIFEKALSSDTPAIVQENVIILYGSLARHLKESDPRVTIIVSKLLNTLDNQSEDVHKAVSACISPLVPLFRAKTQEFIEMLFQKLFDSSSPIYIRKGAAWGISGLVKGYGISSLYEFDIIRNLVDASEDKKDLHRRESVAFAFECLSNSLQQYFEPYVIEVLPNILKNLGDQSAEVRDASSKSTKAIMSHTTSFGVKKMIPVAIDNLDDLSWRTKRGSVELLGSMAYLDPTQLSASLSVIVPEIVRVLNDSHKEVRKSADQALKRFGEVIRNPEIQKLVPVLIKAIGDPTKYTEESLNALIKTQFVHYIDGPSLALIIHVIHRGMRDRSANTKRIACKIVGNMAILVDARDLVPYLHQLIEEVEIAMVDPVPSTRATASRALGALVERLGEEQFPDLIPSLLATLSDETKAGDRLGAAQGLAEVISGLGLHKLDELLPAILSGVNNYRAYVREGFIPLLLFLPVCFGAQFAPYINQIIQPILSGLADTDENISDTCLKAGKLIVKNYANKAIDLLLPELESGMFDENDRIRLSSVQLTADLLFQVTGISSKNEFDEDEEVEQQHSEIGKQMVQVLGVERRDRILASLFILRSDVSGIVRAATVDVWKALVPNTPRIIKETLPTLTNIIVIHLASPINALRNIAAQSLGDLVRRVGSNALSQLLPTLEGLLETAADSDSRQGVCIALQELITSSNPNTLVDFQEVIVRIIRITLVDGNETVREYAAASFDAYQEVVGKVAVDEILPHLLNMLGSSDNSEYALLALQEIMATKSEVIFPVLIPTLLAPPIDAFRARALGSLAEVAGSALYKRLSSIINALVDSLISIKDNDVERIEIGESLDKVFASVRDDEGLHPLLQQILSLIKHEDLNKRVVILERLPNFFNSTHLDYGIYIQELVTQLILLLDDDDARIVKGAFESLTALVKNQNKTILETLVAPAAQALRLTGNKGEELAAFKLPRGPNCVLPIFLHGLMYGSSDQRESSALAIADIVSKTPATNLKPFVTIITGPLIRVVGERFNSDIKAAILYALNILFGKIPQFLRPFIPQLQRTFVKSLSDAGNETLRLRAAKALGTLIEYQPKVDPLVVELVSGAKQATDPGVKAAMLKAIMEVVTKAGKKLNQTSKNNIIELVEEEILSADDKLAIAYARLIGALSEILTTDEAIRILNEKVLETGNEVDSESRKFGILTLNAFLRDAPQHIFDMKDQIIEYLISASDSKVPYISDNGLVAIGKIMLLENEKKTPYSNIESTEPFHLGEENSSKLVTQLCKCMVCPASNSPDSRRLSLVIVRTLARCKYEEAIHPNLGTLVPNVFSCVRDSIIPIKLAAEKAYLSIFRLIEEPDNNTFNKWMEAVSGESSITNAADATIQLRSISEYTKRVGSRLARVERDRIEAGGDAEAMFSDRFEDENEIWAVGGVDMNVNDI